CGCAATCTCCGCCGGAAGGGGGACAGAGGACGCCAGCCTCGCTGACAGCAACCTGTCGGTCTCTTCGTCGCTGGTGAAGTTCAGCACAGTTTCGCCTCCCTGAACATCTTGGAATGGCGGTCGTCCCACCAATCGGTCACAGGGAGACCTATGGTCTCGTTGAACCTGGGGAAGAAGGTCCAGCTCCTCGGATCCGATTCAGGATCTATCCCGCACGCCCTGTCGATGTAGAAGTTGGCAAATGCCTGATCGACCCTGTGTTCGGGTCTCTCGTACTTCATATCGGCACCGTGCATCATCTTGTGGCAGACCACGACGTCCTGACTCCTCATGAAGGAGACATCGCACTCGCTCAGGTTCTGCACCGTGAAGGCAACGATGTTGCTCCTGTGCGAAATGATTCCGAGCCACTTGGAGAGCGTCGGGTCTTTGGAGGATCCGCGGGCGTTGAACACCCTCGAGACATCCTCGATGACGCATATCGAACCCACCGGGACCTCGGAGGCCTTGGAGACCTTCGAGTAGTTGTCAGGGAAGATCGAGATATCGAAATCCATCGGGTCCATCATGCACACGGGACGTCCGGGCTGCCATAGTGCCAGCATGCTGTGGAGAGTTGCCGATTTGCCGGTCTTCCCGGATCCGACGACGGCGATGATTCCGTGTTCCATCCCGCTGATGTAGTCGGCGGTCCTGCTCATTCCACACCGCCTCCCATGTCCTCCGCGGGGAAACCATCGGCGTATCCGTCGGGATAGCCCTTGGGCGGGACGTCGGAGGGTGTGGTACCAGGATTCCTCCTGCCGGCCACTCCGTGCTTCCCGAAGTCCACGTCCTTGAATCCCATGACCTCGGCGAGGCCGTCGAGGTTGTCTCTTACGGATTTCCTCGCGTAGCCGAGACCGATGATGTGGGGATGGCTCATGAGTTCGAGATTCTCCTCGAGGACCTCGGAGAGGGTATCGTCCCATTTGACGAAGGCATCCTCTCTGGTCATCACCTCGATTGGGTTGAGCTCATGCACCCAGCCGTAATCGATGACCCCCTTGTCGGGATCGAGGTTACGGGCCAGATAGAGCGGGAATCCGCTGAGGGTGTGGTAGACGACATTGTTGCCGGACTGGTTGAACTGGGCGTATACCTTGTCGGGAATGAAGAGGACCCTGAAGGTGTGGTTGTCCACATCGAGAAGGGTGACGTACCGTCCAGAAGGACGGAAGAGGTTCTCCACCGTCCATTGGGCGAATCCCCATCCGAGGATGGGTCCGAGGATCAGCGGCCACCATTCTCCGAAGAAGGCCACGGCCTCGTCGAAGGCGAAGATACAGACCAGGTAGGAAACGATGAGCCCCCCGTAGAGGACTATCGATCTGCCATTGGCCAAGATCCGGCCGAGATACAGGTCGTACCATCTCCCGGAAGGTGCAGGAGATGGAGCACCCGTCTCTTCGGAGTATCCGTCAAAACGGTCGGTGCCGGTTTCCTGTTCAGAGGACATCCCTGACCTCCGTCTCCGCCTGTTCGCGGTAGACATTGAAGAAATACCTGAACGTGACGGCGAACCCGACAATCATCCCGAAGATGACCCAGACAGTCATATCAGGCACCTCCGAGACCGTCGCGGAAGATGAATCCCGCAGCGAAGCAGATGAGTCCCGATACGGTGAGGAATCCCCAGATGTGATCCGAGCCGATGGCATCGGCCGCCATGGGTGCGAGCCACGCGCTGCCTGCCAGGAGGGAGATACCGGCTATGATATGCCTGAGCTTCATGTCAGTACCTCCTCGGTCTTGCACCGTCAGAGAACGAATTGATAGCCAGCAGGGTCAGGAAGAAGATACTGGCGAAGATCAGGACGAACTTAGCACCGCTCTCGTAGGCAGAAGCGGAAACCGAGAAACTGCAAGAGGGAGGCTTGGTGAAGTCGTCCTCTTCTTCATTCTCGTAGGATCCGCGTCCGTTCTCCGCCACACTGACGTAGCCCCAGGGATGGGCCGGTTGGTAGTCCGGAGCGAGTACGCCTGCAACGTATTCGTCCTCATCGAAGGACCCGCCCATCTCGGAACCGGGAACGTCGGTGACCGTGGGCAGTTCTCCGCCTTCGTAATAGTCAGCGGCCTGCTGGGGAGTCACGGAAGGAGTGATTACCTTGGGAGTCTCGGGCTGGACCTGGCGGGGGCTTTCGTCCCCGTCGGAATGGGTCCACTGGTAGAAGGGCGAGTCCTCGCTGATACCCATGTTGTCGGAGGCCATGGCCCCGGCGATCATGAGTCCTGCGGTGATGGCAATGGCGGCTGCCCAACCGGGAGGACCGAGGAGAGCGAGTCCGAACTGGAAAGCCATCAGTATCTCCTCCTTCCGAACTCCCTCCTTTCCCTGAGGGAACGCCTAAGGGAGGAGACCGATGTGATGACAAGTGCCAGACATGCGATTACGGCGATACCGAGGATCATGGCGGAAGTGTCCGCATCGACTCCGAGGATCTTGGATGTGGCATTGACGGTGCTGTTCCACGTATCGATGATGGCCACTCCGACCGCCGAACCGGCTGCGATCCTCACGATGGGGAGTTCCGTAATGAATGCCGCCACCTTGGAGGTCTTGGCACCGGCGGCTCCCGCCTCGACGATCTTCACGCCCTTGCCCAGTCTCAGGAACTTCAGGAATCCCAGAGAAGGCATCTTACCGCCTCCTTACGGGACGGATGACCGAAGGATCGTTCTTCCCGACCGCATAGGCGAGAATCATGAACATGAATCCGAAGGACAGGAGGAGAAGCTCGTCGGAGTATCCTTCGAACAGTCCGTACTCCTTATCCTCGATGGTCAGCGGGAGACCGGAGACCCTGGTGCCGCCGAAGTTCATGGCGGAGCACAGGACGTTGTAGGTCCCGGGCCCCGCGTAGGTCTTGTAGACCTCGAAAGCATCGGCCGAGGTGCCGTCTCCGAAGTCCCAATGGACCGAGTCTGCATCCTCTCCCGTGTACTGGAAGAGGTATGTCTTGGCGGTGCTGTGGACATTCTGGGTCTGTCCCTCCCCGGAGGTCTCCGAGCTGAAGCTCACGGTCTCGTTGTCGGGTTCGTGGTTGTACGAGAGGTACAGCGAACCGAACAGGCAGACCGCTGCCGCCATGATACAGGCCGCCCTCGTCAGAGGGACGGTCCTGATGCTGTTTCCTCTCTTCGTCAGCATCATATCACCGGCGTAGCGAGGATTCCTCCGGTGGGGACGCTCTCGAAGGCGAGACGGTTCACTACATGAATACCAAAAGTCTGAGAATCAGAAGACACTCCGTTAGTGGCATTCACGGTCACGGTATAATCTCCCGCAACACTGGGGGTCCCGACAAGAGTAGATCCGCTCAAAGTCAGCCAGCTCGGTCCAGTGAACGAAATCGTCGTACCGGCAACATCGGTAGTTATCGCTCTGGAAAAGGAATTACCGACAACGATGTCCGCATCATCTCCGGAAGAGGTGATATTGACAGGAATCGGAGTCCACTGGGCGACAGCATTCACGGAGGTATTGGCAGCGACGCTGACCATCTGACCGGGCTGGTAGATTGTGTTACCGACCTTCCAGCCGGCGAAGTTGTATCCCGCCTTGGAAAATCCGTTGGAGGCAAGAGTCACGTTAGTGCTGCCCGAACTTGAATCGGTCACCTTGGTGTCCGCCATGGAACCTGTTCCTCCGTTGGCGGAGTAGGTCACGGTATGGGTGTATTCGGGTGAGACGACGGCGAGGGTTATCCTGCCGCTGTAGTCGGTGATCCCGTCATCCACAAAATCGTAATGGGTGACCCAGTCGATGTAGATGGTAGTGCCAGCGGGAGCATTGACTGTGCCGCTGAGACTGCCGTTGTTCAGTGTGAGGCCGACACCGGGCGTGACATAGGTCACCTTCTCGTAGTCGAGATAATAGGTCTCGTTGTCGGTATCATTGTATGTCGCTGTGAAGGATACGACGGTACCGTTCCTTACATAGACAGTGGGGGTGACCTCGTAGAAATAATTCTCAACCTTTCCCGTAGGCCAGTGCTCGCTGGTATGGAGTTCCAGATAACAACTGCCTCCATTGGTATTCTGGATTGTGTACAAATCATATGTGACATACTTTCCGGCGGACATCTGAGGGATGGTGACCGTTGCAACATGGGTGCTCGTATTCAGCACGGCATAGGGGCATCCGGATATACTGGAAACATCGGTGATGGTAATCACATCGCCGGGAACGGGGCTGAGCTCGATCTTGCGGGTGGAGTTCGCCGAATACGAATAGCTGGCCGCGTCGGAATCATCGGCGAATACCGGGATGCACATGAAGGCCATGGAGACCATCAGCATGACGGAAAGTCCCGCCACGGCCTTCTTGGAACAGATGTCCGACATCTCACTTCCTCCTCAGGAGTCCGATTACGATGAGACCGCCGATGAGCAGTCCGATGATCTTCCAATCGAATTCGATGTTGGATGTAGGTTCAGGGTCAGGCTCGGGTTCAGGCTTGGGATCATCAACACCCCCGGAAGCAGGAGTCCACTTGGCGTAGAGGGTGGTGTGGCCGGTAACTCCGTTGTTGAAGTCGTACCTCTCGGTGCAGGCGGAGTCGGTGAACCAGCCTCCGAAATCATATCCGTCTTTGACAGGATTTTCAGGAACGGTAACGCGCTGACCGAGCTTGACGGTCTGCACGGGGATGTGGGTTCCGCCGTCGGTAACGAAGGTTATCTCGGGGGTTCCGAGGATCTCGACCTTCAGCTGAGAAGTGTAGGTTCCGACGGTGTTGGATACGATCTGGGTGACGGTGTACAGTCCCTTGGCGGGGAATACGATGCCCTTGGGATTCCATTCGTCGGAGGTGGCACGGGTGCCGTCGGGGTTGTCGAAACCGAAGTCCCAGAGAATAGTCTGAGCGTCGGTTCCTTTGAAGGCGAAATCGACC
The sequence above is a segment of the methanogenic archaeon ISO4-H5 genome. Coding sequences within it:
- a CDS encoding adhesin-like protein, which produces MSDICSKKAVAGLSVMLMVSMAFMCIPVFADDSDAASYSYSANSTRKIELSPVPGDVITITDVSSISGCPYAVLNTSTHVATVTIPQMSAGKYVTYDLYTIQNTNGGSCYLELHTSEHWPTGKVENYFYEVTPTVYVRNGTVVSFTATYNDTDNETYYLDYEKVTYVTPGVGLTLNNGSLSGTVNAPAGTTIYIDWVTHYDFVDDGITDYSGRITLAVVSPEYTHTVTYSANGGTGSMADTKVTDSSSGSTNVTLASNGFSKAGYNFAGWKVGNTIYQPGQMVSVAANTSVNAVAQWTPIPVNITSSGDDADIVVGNSFSRAITTDVAGTTISFTGPSWLTLSGSTLVGTPSVAGDYTVTVNATNGVSSDSQTFGIHVVNRLAFESVPTGGILATPVI
- a CDS encoding transmembrane protein; this translates as MKLRHIIAGISLLAGSAWLAPMAADAIGSDHIWGFLTVSGLICFAAGFIFRDGLGGA
- a CDS encoding adhesin-like protein, producing the protein MVSAATKIGIPAGAILAVFVMLTAGASMASAEVDNDQGTVSYYTYTVDFAFKGTDAQTILWDFGFDNPDGTRATSDEWNPKGIVFPAKGLYTVTQIVSNTVGTYTSQLKVEILGTPEITFVTDGGTHIPVQTVKLGQRVTVPENPVKDGYDFGGWFTDSACTERYDFNNGVTGHTTLYAKWTPASGGVDDPKPEPEPDPEPTSNIEFDWKIIGLLIGGLIVIGLLRRK
- a CDS encoding transmembrane protein, translated to MSSEQETGTDRFDGYSEETGAPSPAPSGRWYDLYLGRILANGRSIVLYGGLIVSYLVCIFAFDEAVAFFGEWWPLILGPILGWGFAQWTVENLFRPSGRYVTLLDVDNHTFRVLFIPDKVYAQFNQSGNNVVYHTLSGFPLYLARNLDPDKGVIDYGWVHELNPIEVMTREDAFVKWDDTLSEVLEENLELMSHPHIIGLGYARKSVRDNLDGLAEVMGFKDVDFGKHGVAGRRNPGTTPSDVPPKGYPDGYADGFPAEDMGGGVE
- a CDS encoding transmembrane protein, which produces MAFQFGLALLGPPGWAAAIAITAGLMIAGAMASDNMGISEDSPFYQWTHSDGDESPRQVQPETPKVITPSVTPQQAADYYEGGELPTVTDVPGSEMGGSFDEDEYVAGVLAPDYQPAHPWGYVSVAENGRGSYENEEEDDFTKPPSCSFSVSASAYESGAKFVLIFASIFFLTLLAINSFSDGARPRRY
- a CDS encoding transmembrane protein, coding for MMLTKRGNSIRTVPLTRAACIMAAAVCLFGSLYLSYNHEPDNETVSFSSETSGEGQTQNVHSTAKTYLFQYTGEDADSVHWDFGDGTSADAFEVYKTYAGPGTYNVLCSAMNFGGTRVSGLPLTIEDKEYGLFEGYSDELLLLSFGFMFMILAYAVGKNDPSVIRPVRRR
- a CDS encoding transmembrane protein gives rise to the protein MTVWVIFGMIVGFAVTFRYFFNVYREQAETEVRDVL
- a CDS encoding transmembrane protein yields the protein MPSLGFLKFLRLGKGVKIVEAGAAGAKTSKVAAFITELPIVRIAAGSAVGVAIIDTWNSTVNATSKILGVDADTSAMILGIAVIACLALVITSVSSLRRSLRERREFGRRRY